In the Carboxydothermus hydrogenoformans Z-2901 genome, GGTGGGGGCATATGCTTTTAGCCTTTGGCTTTATTGCTTATATTCCGTATTCCAAATTAATTCACCTCTTCACTGCTCCCATCAACCAGGCTTTGGCGGATCCCCAGAGTGCCAAGACCTTCCCCTTAATTGATTTGGAAGCTGAAGATGCAGAATCCTTTGGGGTATCGACGGTTGAAGAGTTTACCCAGAAACAGCTTTTAGATTTGGATAGCTGTACCCGCTGCGGACGGTGTCAGGATAACTGCCCCGCTTATCTTACGAAAAAGCCGTTATCGCCCAAGAAAATGACCCAGGACCTGAAAGAGGCTCTAAACGAAAGAGCACCGGTGATAATTGCCAGAGCCAAAGCCGAACTGGTCAAAAAAGGATTGGGGGAAGAAGCGGCAACCAGTGAAGTGGAAGGTGCGGTTACAAGGGCATTAATCGGGGAGGTAATTGAAGAAGATACGATTTGGTCGTGTACTACCTGCCGGGCATGTCAGGAAGTCTGTCCGGTATACGTAGAGCACATTCCGAAAACAATAGAGTTAAGAAGAAATTTAGTCCTAATGGAAAGCTCCTTTCCGCAGGAAGTACAGCTTACTTTTAGGAATATGGAAAATAACGGTAACCCCTGGGGTGTGGGCTGGGCCAGTAGAGCGGACTGGGCGGAAGGTTTGGATGTGCCAATCCTGGGAGAGATGGAAAACCCCGAAGAAATAGAATATCTCTACTGGGTTGGCTGTGCCGGTTCCTTTGATGAAAGAAACAAAAAAGTCTCTCGGGCCTTAGTTAAAATCCTTAAAGCAGCAGGGATTAAGTTTGCCATTTTAGGTACCGAAGAAAAATGCTGTGGCGACTCTGCCCGGAGAATTGGTAATGAATATTTATACCAGATGCTTGCCCAGGAAAATATTGAAACCATGAATAATTATAAAGTTAAGAAAATTATTACCGCCTGTCCACACTGCTATAATACTTTGAAAAATGATTACCCGCAGTTTGGCGGTAATTACGAGGTGATCCACCACAGCGAGCTAATTGCCAAGCTTCTTTCAGAAAATAAGATAAAGTTAAACAGCACCGATAACCGTCGCTTTACCTATCACGATTCCTGTTACCTGGGACGGTATAACCGGGTATTTAATGAGCCAAGGGAAGTATTAAAGAAGGTAGGAGTAAAATTAACCGAAATGAGCAGGAACAGAGAAACCAGTTTTTGCTGCGGCGCTGGTGGTGGACGGATGTGGATGGAAGAAACTTTAGGGGAACGGATTAACGTTGAGCGTACGCGGCAAGCTTTAGCTACCAACCCGGAGGGAATTGCGGTAAACTGCCCGTACTGCCTTACCATGCTTGAAGATGGAATAAAGGCATTTGATAAGACCGAGGAAGTTAAAGTTTACGATATTGCAGAGTTAGTGGCTGAGAAGCTTAATTAATTTTTATATTCGAATTAAAATTATGCCGTTTTGCATAAATAATTAAATTTTATAATCCACCAATACTTTGGGTCTGTTCCGCTGAAATACCATAAGCGGGATTTCAGACCTTTTTTAATGTATTTTTTTAATAACAAATAAATGCTGGTATAAAAATTGCTTGTACATTCCTCGTAAAACAAGAGAATTTTATCTTAAAATATTCTAAACTCTACTTATAATGGGAAATTAACTTCTATAGAATAAAAAATTTTAATAGGGAAGTGATTTATATGGCAGCAAAGTTTATTTATAGGATAAAAAAGGTACAACGATTAATGACTGAGAGAAAAATAGATATTTTAGTGGTCGTAAAGCGAGAAAACATAATATATTTAACCGGACTAACTCAAATAGAAAATATGGCAGTATTAATTCCGATAGAAGGTGAACCGTGTATAATTGCCAACTGGTTGGATGCTGACTATATTGAGGAAGAGTCTGGATTAAAAACTTTTAGCTATTTTAAACCGAGAGAAAATTTAGGAGATAAGATTGCCAAGCGTATAAATGCCTATGGATTTAGGAATGTAATAATCGGCTTAGAAAAATATTTCATTTCTAATACGGTTTTTGAAACTATCAAAAAAGCTCTACCAGAAGCAAAATTTATTGATGCATCTGATTTGTTTTATAAGGTAAGAGCGATTAAAGAACCAAGTGAGGTTGAAAAAATCAAGCAGGCAGCAGTTATGGTATGCAAGGGAATGGAAACAGCTTTGAAT is a window encoding:
- a CDS encoding heterodisulfide reductase-related iron-sulfur binding cluster, which produces MNGIPQRELYWNINHTAKFLMYPLFLIALAIFAYGMYQRYQYWKIGQKASVKWDFGRFLKETFFQRRILNELYPGLMHFGIFWGFTVLFLTTLIVAIQADFGIKVFTGNVYLLFSFLADVGGVAAIIGILMAIICRYIIKPDRLDNKPDDLISLLLILTILVTGYIVEGIRMAVAGDNWAAYSPFGNLVAQLFAGADEGILRLWHVILWWGHMLLAFGFIAYIPYSKLIHLFTAPINQALADPQSAKTFPLIDLEAEDAESFGVSTVEEFTQKQLLDLDSCTRCGRCQDNCPAYLTKKPLSPKKMTQDLKEALNERAPVIIARAKAELVKKGLGEEAATSEVEGAVTRALIGEVIEEDTIWSCTTCRACQEVCPVYVEHIPKTIELRRNLVLMESSFPQEVQLTFRNMENNGNPWGVGWASRADWAEGLDVPILGEMENPEEIEYLYWVGCAGSFDERNKKVSRALVKILKAAGIKFAILGTEEKCCGDSARRIGNEYLYQMLAQENIETMNNYKVKKIITACPHCYNTLKNDYPQFGGNYEVIHHSELIAKLLSENKIKLNSTDNRRFTYHDSCYLGRYNRVFNEPREVLKKVGVKLTEMSRNRETSFCCGAGGGRMWMEETLGERINVERTRQALATNPEGIAVNCPYCLTMLEDGIKAFDKTEEVKVYDIAELVAEKLN